From Leisingera sp. NJS204, one genomic window encodes:
- a CDS encoding ISNCY family transposase, whose protein sequence is MGWVMMSERELNRVEVLAQVDDGRLTVDNAANLLDLTRRQIFRLLKRCRQDGASAIRHKARGKPPNNRFHKAKRDYALSLIKENYSDFGPALAAEMLGEHHGIKVSRETLRKWMIKDGLWLSRKQRRQFHQPRLRRECYGELIQIDGSDHRWFEDRALPCTLLVFIDDATSTLMELRFVKSESTFSYFEALESYLVQHGRPVAFYSDKHTVFRVAKTDARNGAGMTRSGRALNELNIEILCANSSQAKGRVERANRTLQDRLVKELRLAGISDMEAGNAFLEGFKNRFNAKFAKAPAKPDNLHRALNVEPDRLAEVLCWRENRYAGKQLTFSYDRKRIMPEENELSRALVGKYADTYAFADGRFEVRWKGQALPYRVFDMDQRVTHAVVTENKRLSAVLAHVKEMQEKAPPKPKVRTNSEKMGYKPNGRPSGSCLKNASVTEGHDAVQVGQD, encoded by the coding sequence ATGGGATGGGTGATGATGAGCGAGCGCGAGTTGAACCGCGTTGAGGTTCTGGCGCAGGTCGATGACGGCCGGTTGACAGTTGATAACGCGGCGAACCTGCTGGATCTGACACGGCGGCAAATATTCCGGCTGTTGAAGCGGTGCCGCCAGGACGGCGCATCCGCGATCCGTCACAAGGCGCGCGGCAAGCCTCCGAACAACCGGTTTCACAAAGCGAAGCGTGACTATGCTCTGAGCCTGATCAAAGAAAATTATTCTGATTTCGGCCCGGCGCTGGCGGCTGAGATGCTGGGTGAGCATCACGGGATCAAGGTGTCCCGCGAGACCTTGCGCAAATGGATGATCAAAGACGGCCTTTGGCTGTCCCGCAAACAGCGGCGCCAGTTCCACCAGCCGCGCCTGCGCCGGGAATGTTATGGCGAGCTGATCCAGATCGACGGTTCCGATCATCGCTGGTTTGAGGATCGCGCGCTGCCCTGCACCCTGCTCGTCTTCATTGATGATGCCACCAGCACCTTGATGGAATTGCGTTTTGTGAAGTCGGAAAGCACCTTCAGCTATTTCGAGGCACTGGAAAGTTATCTGGTTCAGCATGGCCGTCCGGTGGCCTTTTACAGCGACAAGCACACCGTGTTCCGCGTGGCTAAAACCGATGCCAGGAACGGCGCAGGCATGACCCGGTCCGGGCGCGCGCTGAATGAGCTGAACATCGAGATCCTCTGCGCAAACAGCTCTCAGGCCAAAGGCCGGGTTGAACGGGCGAACCGGACGCTTCAGGACCGGCTTGTCAAAGAGCTGAGGCTGGCGGGTATTTCCGACATGGAGGCCGGAAACGCCTTTCTTGAAGGCTTCAAGAACCGCTTCAACGCCAAATTTGCCAAGGCTCCGGCCAAACCGGATAACCTGCACCGGGCGTTGAATGTGGAGCCGGACCGGCTGGCAGAAGTTCTATGCTGGCGTGAGAACCGATATGCCGGCAAGCAGCTCACATTTTCCTATGACCGCAAGCGGATCATGCCGGAAGAGAACGAGTTGTCACGCGCCCTGGTTGGCAAATACGCGGATACCTATGCCTTTGCCGATGGCCGGTTTGAGGTGCGCTGGAAAGGCCAAGCCCTGCCCTACAGAGTCTTTGATATGGACCAGCGCGTCACCCATGCCGTGGTCACCGAGAATAAGCGGCTCAGCGCGGTTCTGGCTCATGTCAAAGAAATGCAGGAGAAAGCACCGCCCAAGCCCAAGGTGCGGACCAATTCCGAAAAGATGGGATATAAGCCGAATGGTCGGCCATCAGGGTCGTGCCTCAAGAATGCGAGTGTGACGGAGGGCCATGATGCCGTTCAAGTCGGACAGGATTGA